acttccgagctgagcgagaagccctctgtgaggcagccacaacagtctcgcagaactccacaagaacaacagggcaggtggtggtgttctcagacgctctctccgtgctccaagccctcaagaactcccgctgcaaagaacagaaccatctcacttcagcccttgttgccctgagtgccagagtggagaaagtggtgatacaatgggtaccagcacactggcATCAGGGGCAGCGAAAAATTGGACATTCTGgtaaaagacggtgcacagaaggagcaggcccacaaactggtgtcatacgatgaaatcaagacaatcatcaaggtacaacaaggaataaagtggcgcctccagcaccccaaatataacccagaagacagataccatttgctggaatgacgggaacaggtcaagatcttccgcctgaggactggacacaaccgcctgctccaccacatgcacacgaaatttggcattggacagagtggagagtgcccttgtggtgagggaccaatgacaaccgaccacatccttcaagactgtacgacgcatgcagcatccaggaggaagtactggccaacaccgacagcagtggaagccaagctgtacggcaccctggaggagctgcgacggacggcagccttcatcgaggataccgggctgctcatctaatgggagaaagaagaagaatcttgcactgagagcgccatcctttcttttttcttcttatttcagcagttttatttgttttcctatcgtagtAGATCTTTCTACACATTCttaccaaggacaacccttttgttgccgtgggctcttttacgtgagctaaattCATGCTatacacgggatctcggtttattgtctcattggaatgactagcgtcatttatttattcatttatttattgtctttaatgtgtgtgtgagagagagagagagagagagagagagagagaagggggcgcactgggagaggaggggtgggggaacgtTCTTATGCACACGAACCTGgaatacaagctctctctctctctctctctctctctctctctctctctctctctctctctctctcattccctgttTTCTTCATCAGTCAGTAACAACCAAatggtttttcgtttgtttttacaTCAATTCATATACTTCTCCATTTTTTtgtgttctacttctgtttctttttcttccattttggGGGCAAGTCACTCTCACAGGTAAACAAGGGGATGTGGAGAACTACTCCCATGTTtttatctctccttttttctttatcaGTTAGCCTTGTGGGATTgttcctctctttccatcttcctcttcatccaGCTTCTTACCGACTTGTCGTGGTAttcgtcctttcttccttccttccttccttcctgccttccttccttctttctttctttgtttatttaattctttttttttttttttcgtaacagTCGACGACACTAAAGAGAAGGCCAAAGAAAGACTACAAGAGCATGGACGAGGAATCTCTTGTCAAAGAACTGAAGAAGCttggtaatgttttgttgtttcgtttacgtttgtgtgtattAGTTTGTGCATTCATTTCTTTGAAAATGCGTGTTTGTTGCatatccgttgtgtgtgtgtgtgtgtgtgtgtgtgtgtgtgtgtgtgtgtgtgtgtgtgttttacatttctttgcttatttgcttatccATCagcattattgtttttttatcttatttttatttattactgttactattagtattagtattatcagcatcatcttcttttctctctgtcaaggcctgacagcacgttgggttacgctgctgttcaagCAACTgcaaggcagatgtggtgtagcgtatatggatttgtccgaacgcagtgacgcctccttgagctactgacactgatactgtttcgttttgtttttctgtttgttgttgttgttgttgttgattaaccctcagtttcctttctgtttttctttctgtattgtcTTACtgtctttgtacacacacacacacacacacacacacacacacacacacacacacacacacacacacgaaagaacgcacgcacgcacgtgctctTCTTTTCTACTTCCGTCACTGAAACTGTgtgcgcgcgtatttgtgtgtatgtgtgttcgtcctttagtttagcgtcttttcactatcagtgatgttagactgtgtatgtgtgtgtgtgtgtgtgcgcgcgcgcgtcccgtgtttgtgtacgtgtattttcgtgtgtgcgtgtatttgcgtccgtgtctgcgtgcatgtgtgtgtgcgtgcattcgtatgggtatgtatttatgtttgtgtatgtgcgtgtgtttgtatgtgtgtgtgcgttagtgtatgtgtgcttgcgtgtgcgtccGTTTGTTTatatgtgcctgtatgtgtgtgtgtgtgtgtgtgtgtggtgtcaggctGTATAACGAGCAACGTACTGGAAAACCGAGAACTGCTGGCCATCTATTTACCTGCATTTCGGGCCGACCTCACCTTAGTGGACCAGATCGTGTGAGTATATCAgtacgtccgtctgtctgtctgtctctctctctctctaccgacgtattatgtgtatgtctgtcatgtgccccccctccccctttttttcaagcAGATATCGTATAACGTATAGAAAAGTCCACACGCTGTTGTTACATATGGAACTAGATAAAGAAAACCGGGCTTGTAAGGTTGAAAAGGTTTTGTGTGTACATGGCTTTGGAATAGTATGGATGTGTCAGGAAATATCAAGTGAACAACAGTTCATATCAGAATTTGAAGACCGACTTGTGTGTACTTTTTTGTACATAGTTTTTATGTGACTTATTCTTAAATTTGTGTATTTCATGGTAAAGCGCGATGAGCCCCATCTAGAATGGGGTTACTGCgctatatatgctttttttttctttctttctttttttttatagacagaACTGGCATTCAGATATGTGAAAGTCAAGAAAAATACAGTCGGTTTTTCACATTCAAAAGCATATTTCATGCGGAAAGGTATTTAACATTTGTTACAAATGAATGGCACAGAATGAATTTAGCAAGATTTCGCTTGGAAACATTTGGGGCTTCCATGCAAACAAAAGATTATTTCAACCTGGAACATCCAAAGAATCGCCATGCCTTTTGTGCTCATATAAGGTTGATAATGAAAGACATTTTCTCTTTCATTGTAAGTCATTTGatgaattgagaaaaaaaataaagtgcgttttttgttgttgtttttaacagatATGGGTAAAGTACACTACTTTGTTGCTGCTTTATTGTCTAAGGAATTCATAGTACAGTCATTAGCCAAAAGTATTACTGAGGCACAGACGTTAAGGCAGAGCTATATTAATCACAATACCGGAAATAATGAGGAAGATAATCAAAAGTAATACCTAGTTCCATAAGCTCTAACGATGAAGTACATATTGATAAGTTATATATCGCTATATGAGTGGGTGGTCGAGTATGATTGCATTATTCAATTTAGAATTTTTCCCCTTGAAGTACTTtgaaaagattgtgtgtgtgtgtgcgcgcgcgcgcgtacgtgtgtgtctgtgtttacgtgTCTatctgtgcgcgtgcgcgcgcgcgtgtgtgtgtatgtgtatacgtgtgtgtgtgtgcgtgtgttaacgtgattgcgcgcgcgcgtgtgtgtatgtgtgtgtgtgatgacagctaTGACATACCGTGTCGCTTGAAGgccacacccctcccctgtcccGTCACCGTGTTGGAGGCTTTGGAGGACGACCCTTTCGACATACaaggtatacaatacaatacaatacaatatgatacaatacaatacaatataatataacacAACATATTACGTTACAATACAGTGCGTTACAGTGCATTAGAATGTATTGCAATAGAATGTAATATGATACTCATTTTAATCATTATACTACTACCACTGCaactcttatcatcatcatcatcatcattattattatcattattataatattattatcaccattgttattgttatcattgtcaccataatcatcatcattagtattagtatcatcattattgtgattattattgctattgttattatcatgatttcCCTCATATAGTCGTTTTCCATTTCTTATTTATCTATGCATGTTCTTCTTTGTTAACTGATTACTCTCTTAATTTCATTTGTAATATTACACTtgttttgattaattgattggttTGGTCATTCACTGATTCATTTATGCATGTCCTTTAATTGTTACCTTACCGATTTACTTATAATGTGCTTGTTTGTCTAATTGCTTCGTCTGCTTCATTATTTGGTTTTCTTGAATGTTTCTTCACTCTCttttttgtggctgtgtgtgtgtgtgtgcgtgcgtgtgtgtggctgcaggttGGAAGACTATGACGACTGGTGAATTCAGGGTGAAACAGGTCGCAGGAGGCCATTTCTACATGAAAGACCCGTTCAACGAGAAACTCTTATGTGATCTGATAGCTGCTGACGCGGAAGCTTACGTCAATTCTCCATGacgactgatgacatcatcagttgaaatttgtgtgtgtgtgtgtgtgtgtgtgttgttgtttaaacAGACTTGCATTAAATGCATCCGACACAAAATCGGAGTGCAACTTGTACTGAACCGCGTGAACGTTATATGAGTTGCagtagtctctctgtctgtctgtctgtctgtctctctctctctcgtttgctcgctcgttcaaccctctctctctctctctccctctctctctctctttctccttcgctcGCTTGctcaagcttctctctctctctctctctctctctctctctctctctgatttttggcggctttttaaaaaaaattatttatccaTAGCTGTTTTTCCGTTGCTTTTTACAGTTGCTGCATTTGTCagatctgttgctttttttttttttgcttttttttcaataacttgTGGATTTACCAATAAAGAATCCTGATAATTTCGGAACAAATTTGTCAGTTTGTGTAGTCAGTGATGACATAAGCTCAGCTCAGCTGTGTGAAAGCATCTGTAGCCAAGGAAAAGGACACTGCTGTTTACATCTGCTTTTTCCAAGTTTCTTCATGTTCTTGTGGATATCCTGATCACATAATACACAAGCACCAACACTGACATcgacagtgagacagggaggggagtaTGGGTGTTTGTtggtattacattgtgttgtgttgtgcttgttggtGTAAGGTAtcatattgtgctgtgttgtgcttgttgGTATGAGGTAtcatattgtgctgtgttgtgcttgttgGTTGTTATGTATtatattgcgctgtgctgtgttgtgcttgttgGTGTGAGTTAcggtactgcactgtgttgctcATGTTGGTGTGATGTATTATGTGGTGCTGGTGTGAGataattgtgctgtgttgtacgtATTGGTATGAggcattgtactgttttgtgctTGATGGTGTTAAGTATGATATTGTGTTGTGCTTATtggtgcgttgcgttgtgcttgTTGCCGTGAGatatgttgtgcttgttgttgccGTGAGATATGTTGTGCTTGTTGCCGTGAGGTatattgtgttgtggttgttgctgtgagatgtgttgtgcttgttgccgtgaggtatattgtgttgtgcttgttgccGTGAGGTATTACATTGTGCTGTTCTGTTATGTGTCGTTCCGTGCCACGCACGTGCCTCCTCGTGACGCGTTCCTACATATCCTCTGAAGAAATCTGAATCTTCCGTGCACGCGCATCACAGCTGTGCTGATATAAGTTTGTTGTCTATCGTGTTCACGGTCACCGGCGGAACAGTTAAGATTCGAACCGATCCACCCCGTCGTTCTTGAGTTGTGCTGGTGCTCATATCGCCTACACTAAGCATGGCAGGACCCCAAACCCAAggtcaacagcaacaaacacacgcgcaatcGTACACCTTGAACACTgcccacacactcgcacagagacatacggacaggcagaggagacagacagaacacacacacacacacacacacatgactggaCAAGACGATGATCAGTGAACTTTCAAACTTTATTTTCATCGTGTCGTATTCCTTCTTCTGTTGTTATTAGATATACTACTCTCAGAGATCGTTGTCACTTCAAAAATATAGCAGTGCGGAAATCGCAACTGGGGGCGGTGAGAAAACCggaaaatgacagaaaacaaaagtaccgAACATCATACTAAGTCAAACCAATAATTTCAGGACAACCGTGGCGAACAAATTATGTAATGCTGAGAAAACTGAGGACATTGTTTAAATTTAGGCCTGGTTGATTATTATTCGTCTCAAATCAAGCAAGAAGGTCCACCTCCAGATTCAATCGGAAGTAGTCCATGGCATCATGGTGAACCATAGTTGAcatctctccctgtttcttttcCCACGTGTATCAGCAATGTACAACCCTTCCAGAGACCGAAAAACAAAACCACTGGGAAAATTACCAACCCAAAAGCGAACACagaaaaaatattatataaaGAATTTAGGCGGGAAAGGGTAGCGTTGAAAATAGAAAACTATGTACACGTTGATTGTGAGCAAATAAGCACATGAAATTTCGTCAGGGGGAAGAAAGTCTAATACAATTTGTTTTGAAAAATACATCCTTTGggatgtgtgcgcgcacgcgtgtgttttcTATGGCGATGCTTAGGTGTTGATCACTAtaatcttttccttttctgttctgtATGCAACTGACATTCATTTCCCTTCATGACAGACTTCAAGTACCTGAGTTCCAATGATTATGTAGTTAATCAAACGGTTATGGTAATTACATTGTTATGGTTATTGATAACTTGCCTTCAAATTGTCCATCATTTCGTACCAGGGTACGTACTGCAtgatatagc
The sequence above is a segment of the Babylonia areolata isolate BAREFJ2019XMU chromosome 19, ASM4173473v1, whole genome shotgun sequence genome. Coding sequences within it:
- the LOC143294172 gene encoding S-acyl fatty acid synthase thioesterase, medium chain-like, encoding MTDKLLTCRLQRPEAKVRLICFPWAGAGGSAFTRWPKLLPAHVELLGVTLAGRDNRYKEDCSFSARHVADVIAAAVHSRCSDKPFFFFGHSLGALLCQEVAATLRADYGLGPAHVYVSGESPPHSTTLKRRPKKDYKSMDEESLVKELKKLGCITSNVLENRELLAIYLPAFRADLTLVDQIVYDIPCRLKATPLPCPVTVLEALEDDPFDIQGWKTMTTGEFRVKQVAGGHFYMKDPFNEKLLCDLIAADAEAYVNSP